Proteins from one Trichocoleus sp. genomic window:
- a CDS encoding divalent metal cation transporter, which yields MRSYSSESTGQLLVFSQVVLSLQLSFAVIPLVMFTSDRCLMGEFVNPKWLKVVAWAIASIIVALNGWLLLQTFINWLKF from the coding sequence TTGCGATCGTATTCTTCGGAGAGCACAGGACAGTTGCTAGTTTTTAGTCAGGTGGTGTTGAGTTTGCAACTTTCGTTTGCCGTGATTCCGCTGGTTATGTTTACGAGCGATCGCTGCTTGATGGGCGAGTTTGTTAATCCCAAATGGCTGAAGGTTGTTGCTTGGGCAATCGCTTCAATTATTGTTGCTCTAAATGGCTGGCTACTTCTACAGACCTTTATCAACTGGCTAAAATTTTAA